From one Sciurus carolinensis chromosome 9, mSciCar1.2, whole genome shotgun sequence genomic stretch:
- the Tigit gene encoding T-cell immunoreceptor with Ig and ITIM domains — protein MLSFALPSAVGQFWSQKRPHLLPVGPLGRSMHWCLLLIWAQGLRQALFASAMTGTIVTKGNISAEEGGSVILQCHLSSTMAEVTQVNWEQRDQLLAICHTKFGWYINPVFSERVTPGPRLGLTFQSLTMNDTGEYFCIYHTYPDGIYEGSIFLEVLGSSVAEHSAGFLIPLLAALGVICMGVVCIAVIRMVALARKKTSLRIHSAESDLRRSPSEQQEWSPSISSSPGSCVQAEATPAGLCSVQREDDYAEPHDYFNVLSYRSLGSFNFLTETG, from the exons AT GCTCAGTTTCGCCTTGCCATCTGCAGTCGGCCAGTTTTGGTCACAGAAGAGGCCACACCTGCTTCCTGTAGGCCCCCTGGGCAGAAGCATGCACTGGTGTCTACTCCTGATCTGggcccaggggctgaggcaggctCTCTTCGCCTCAG CTATGACAGGCACAATAGTGACAAAAGGGAACATTTCTGCCGAGGAAGGTGGCTCTGTCATCCTACAATGTCATCTCTCCTCCACCATGGCTGAAGTGACCCAAGTCAACTGGGAGCAGCGGGACCAACTTCTGGCCATTTGTCATACTAAATTTGGGTGGTACATCAACCCAGTCTTCAGTGAGCGGGTGACCCCAGGCCCTCGCCTGGGCCTCACTTTCCAGTCGCTGACCATGAATGACACGGGAGAGTACTTCTGCATCTATCACACCTACCCTGATGGGATTTACGAGGGGAGCATCTTCCTGGAGGTCCTAGGAAGCTCAG TGGCAGAGCACAGTGCCGGGTTCCTGATCCCATTGCTGGCAGCGCTGGGGGTCATCTGCATGGGGGTCGTCTGCATAGCTGTCATCAGGATGGTTGCATTGGCTAGAAAG AAGACATCTCTCAGAATCCATTCTGCAGAAAGTGACCTCAGGAGATCACCATCAGAACAGCAGGAGTGGAGCCCCAGCATCTCCTCATCCCCTGGAAGCTGTGTCCAGGCAGAAGCTACCCCTGCTGGCCTCTGCAGTGTGCAGAGGGAAGATGACTATGCTGAGCCTCATGATTACTTTAATGTCCTGAGTTATAGAAGCCTGGGGAGCTTCAACTTCCTCACAGAGACTGGTTAG